One Acidimicrobiia bacterium DNA segment encodes these proteins:
- a CDS encoding fatty acid--CoA ligase, translated as MLTGPGGPFEVVTEKVRGIPTRVYKNRMKSLRQVLEGSKGHGDKVFIVQGERRISFAEHFSLVSSAAQTLRHQVGVRTGDRIAILSANNPEWSVAFWTAQALGAVAVPLNAWWKAKELEYALTNSATSVLVCDLRRLAVVEPILARLDSLRAIYVIGASEESLEHARSLARPQQRVASFSELVSEEEASLPDVSVEEDDYAAIFYTSGTTGKPKGSIATQRNVIANLQNLMLIGLLNRMLDARVGEKSGSAGQDGQMVNLLVVPFFHVTGCFAVLVVYFATGNRIVLMEPGKFDPLAALELIERERVTSFGGVPTVVQRVVDHPKFSEFDTSSVTQIAFGGSPPPAELATKIREKFPNVALRGGAGQAYGLTETSSVATINVGEDYLRRPNSAGKAVPTVEIKIVDAEGNELAPGQRGEIWLKGPIVSPGYWNDPDATAASYTDGWLHTGDIGYLDEDGFLYVVDRAKDMIIRGGENIYSIEVEDVIYSHPAVSECAVVGVPDPDWGEVVKAFVVPKDGASVTPEEIKRYCAERLADYKVPQQVEVRTEPLPRNPAGKVLKPALRGSNTSFSIDADSDSAL; from the coding sequence ATGCTCACAGGGCCGGGTGGCCCATTCGAGGTTGTAACCGAAAAGGTTAGGGGAATACCTACCCGCGTCTACAAGAACAGAATGAAGAGCCTGCGACAAGTACTCGAAGGCTCAAAGGGCCACGGCGACAAGGTTTTTATCGTCCAAGGCGAGAGGAGGATCAGTTTTGCCGAGCACTTTTCGCTCGTGTCTTCGGCGGCCCAGACGCTCCGGCATCAGGTGGGGGTGCGCACCGGTGACCGTATTGCGATCCTGTCTGCCAATAACCCCGAATGGTCGGTGGCGTTCTGGACTGCCCAGGCATTGGGGGCAGTGGCAGTGCCTCTTAACGCCTGGTGGAAAGCTAAAGAGCTCGAGTACGCGCTTACCAACTCGGCGACCTCGGTACTCGTCTGTGACCTGCGGCGCTTGGCGGTAGTCGAACCAATCTTGGCGCGGCTGGATTCACTGCGCGCCATCTACGTTATCGGAGCTAGCGAAGAGTCTCTCGAACACGCTCGCTCGTTGGCGCGCCCTCAACAGCGAGTCGCTTCCTTTTCCGAGCTGGTCTCTGAAGAGGAAGCCTCTCTGCCCGATGTCTCTGTAGAAGAGGACGACTACGCGGCGATCTTTTACACCTCCGGCACTACGGGCAAGCCGAAGGGATCGATTGCCACGCAGCGCAACGTCATCGCCAACTTGCAGAACCTTATGTTGATCGGACTGCTCAATCGCATGCTCGATGCCCGAGTAGGGGAAAAAAGCGGTTCTGCTGGGCAAGATGGCCAGATGGTCAACCTGTTGGTAGTCCCGTTTTTTCATGTAACGGGCTGCTTTGCGGTGCTTGTCGTGTATTTCGCTACCGGCAATCGCATCGTGCTGATGGAACCTGGAAAGTTCGATCCCTTGGCGGCATTGGAGCTCATAGAGAGGGAACGAGTCACGTCATTTGGGGGAGTTCCCACCGTCGTCCAACGGGTTGTCGACCACCCAAAATTTTCCGAGTTCGACACCTCCAGTGTGACGCAAATAGCGTTCGGGGGTTCACCACCCCCTGCGGAATTGGCAACTAAGATCCGGGAAAAGTTCCCCAATGTCGCACTACGCGGCGGAGCGGGTCAAGCGTATGGGCTCACAGAAACGTCCTCAGTGGCCACCATCAACGTCGGCGAGGACTATCTCAGACGGCCGAACTCCGCTGGAAAGGCCGTTCCGACGGTAGAAATCAAGATAGTCGATGCGGAGGGAAATGAGCTCGCTCCTGGCCAGCGCGGCGAGATCTGGCTGAAGGGTCCGATTGTCTCTCCTGGATACTGGAACGATCCCGATGCGACCGCTGCCTCCTACACAGACGGATGGCTTCACACCGGAGACATTGGCTACTTGGACGAAGACGGCTTTTTGTACGTCGTAGACAGGGCCAAGGATATGATCATTCGAGGTGGCGAGAACATATACTCGATCGAGGTAGAAGACGTCATTTACTCTCATCCCGCAGTTTCTGAGTGCGCAGTTGTTGGCGTGCCCGATCCAGACTGGGGAGAAGTGGTCAAAGCTTTTGTTGTCCCAAAAGATGGAGCGAGCGTAACTCCCGAGGAGATCAAAAGGTACTGTGCCGAGCGCTTGGCCGACTATAAGGTTCCTCAGCAAGTCGAGGTGCGGACAGAGCCGCTTCCTAGAAACCCGGCTGGCAAGGTGCTAAAGCCAGCTCTCAGGGGATCGAATACGTCGTTTTCGATAGACGCTGACAGTGACTCTGCGCTCTGA
- the rpmB gene encoding 50S ribosomal protein L28: MAAVCDICGKGPGFGMRVSHSHRRNRRQFGTNVQKRRVVVEGTPKRLYVCTGCLKAGKVEARRV; this comes from the coding sequence ATGGCAGCGGTGTGCGATATCTGCGGAAAAGGGCCCGGCTTCGGAATGCGAGTTAGCCATTCCCACCGTCGCAACAGACGGCAATTTGGGACAAACGTCCAAAAGCGTAGAGTTGTAGTCGAGGGAACTCCCAAAAGACTCTACGTGTGTACTGGTTGTTTGAAGGCAGGAAAGGTAGAAGCTAGAAGGGTCTAG
- a CDS encoding AsnC family transcriptional regulator: protein MARAFVLIQTEVGKAAQVAEDVKKIEGVTSADDVTGPYDVIVQAEADTLDDLGKLVVSKIQLVEGITRTLTCPVVHL, encoded by the coding sequence TTGGCTAGGGCGTTCGTGTTGATCCAGACAGAAGTAGGAAAGGCTGCACAAGTTGCAGAGGATGTAAAAAAGATCGAAGGGGTTACTTCTGCAGATGACGTCACCGGCCCCTACGACGTGATCGTGCAGGCAGAGGCCGACACCTTGGACGATCTAGGCAAACTGGTTGTCTCGAAGATCCAGCTGGTGGAAGGTATTACGAGAACGCTCACCTGCCCAGTAGTGCACCTCTGA
- a CDS encoding DNA helicase RecG, with translation MGWYTLASKSVGALRRVGFNGQRRLRSMGLETVKDLLQHYPRKYIDRSSLLPIRRLRVGEEATIVATVEKVTVKRPRPKLSILTVTVSDDSGVAECIWFNQDFRASDFSEGDEVAFSGKVERFGYRLQLSNPSYDVLSYKGISDSLEVGRIVPVYPASLKARVSSGYLRRLIWEALETFADLEDPLPEAMRKELALLDRARALRGIHFPDSFEHLAQARRRLVVDEVFSLQVALRLLRNTAEEDKTAIRHPYPSELAQRFLLGLPYRLTSDQSKALAEIASDMAAGRPMHRLLQGEVGSGKTVVAAAAICIAVSGGHQAAFMAPTEVLAGQHYFGLRPYLESQGLRVRLLTSGIGAPRRKAVLEEIRSGRVDVVVGTHSLFQEDVEFASLGLVIVDEQHRFGVHQRLRLREKAPRGIVPDVLIMTATPIPRTAALTFYGDLDVSTIEELPQGRKPVDTKILEEPHADEAYLAIREEVSRGRQAYVVCPLIEESDKLEASAAEEVYDQLAYGPLAGLRLGLLHGRMPPAEREAQMAAFRAGEVDVLVATTIVEVGVDVPNATVMAIMSAERFGLAQLHQLRGRVGRGSVEGKCYLIASNADAARSERLRALVHSSSGMELAEEDLRIRGEGTVFGARQTGRTDLKLTRLVKDAPLIARCKEWAVRLLEEDPLLEAHPALKREIESIYGEDLQVASGS, from the coding sequence ATGGGATGGTACACGTTGGCCTCCAAATCTGTGGGGGCGCTTAGGAGGGTTGGCTTCAACGGCCAGCGTCGTCTTCGCTCTATGGGTCTCGAGACAGTAAAGGACCTACTGCAACACTATCCTAGAAAGTACATCGACAGGTCGTCACTTCTCCCTATCCGCCGGCTGAGGGTGGGCGAAGAGGCAACCATTGTGGCAACTGTTGAAAAAGTCACGGTGAAGCGTCCCCGGCCCAAACTTTCGATTCTTACCGTTACCGTCTCCGACGACTCCGGCGTAGCAGAGTGCATTTGGTTCAACCAAGACTTCAGAGCCTCCGACTTTTCTGAGGGCGATGAAGTAGCTTTCTCTGGGAAAGTGGAGCGCTTTGGCTACCGCCTTCAACTGTCGAATCCCTCGTACGATGTTCTCAGCTACAAGGGGATTTCCGACTCATTGGAGGTCGGCAGAATAGTCCCTGTGTATCCCGCTTCCTTGAAAGCGCGCGTCTCTTCCGGGTATCTCAGGCGTCTCATCTGGGAGGCTCTAGAAACCTTTGCGGACCTTGAAGACCCACTCCCTGAGGCGATGCGAAAGGAGCTCGCTCTTCTAGATCGTGCCAGAGCCCTTAGAGGTATTCACTTTCCAGACTCCTTCGAGCACCTCGCCCAAGCCCGCCGCAGACTCGTGGTGGACGAGGTTTTTTCGCTTCAGGTTGCATTACGGCTCCTACGAAACACAGCAGAAGAGGACAAAACCGCGATACGACACCCCTACCCATCCGAGCTTGCCCAGCGGTTCTTGCTGGGACTTCCATACAGGCTCACCTCCGACCAATCAAAGGCGCTAGCAGAGATCGCTAGTGACATGGCTGCAGGACGTCCCATGCACAGATTGCTGCAAGGAGAGGTGGGGTCGGGAAAGACCGTAGTTGCGGCCGCAGCTATCTGCATTGCGGTATCGGGTGGGCACCAGGCGGCGTTTATGGCTCCGACCGAGGTGCTTGCAGGCCAGCACTACTTCGGACTGCGGCCCTATCTGGAGTCTCAGGGCTTGAGAGTTCGGCTTCTCACCTCTGGGATTGGTGCTCCGCGTAGAAAAGCTGTGCTTGAAGAGATTCGCTCGGGCCGCGTGGATGTTGTTGTAGGGACCCACTCACTGTTTCAGGAAGACGTGGAGTTCGCATCTTTGGGACTTGTGATCGTCGACGAGCAGCATCGCTTCGGGGTTCATCAGCGCCTTAGACTGAGGGAAAAAGCCCCCAGAGGTATTGTTCCTGACGTGTTGATCATGACGGCTACTCCGATCCCTCGAACGGCTGCTCTGACCTTCTATGGAGATCTGGACGTATCGACGATCGAAGAACTCCCCCAGGGGCGAAAGCCAGTGGATACAAAAATCTTGGAGGAGCCCCACGCCGACGAAGCGTACTTGGCGATACGTGAAGAAGTCTCACGGGGTAGACAAGCTTACGTTGTGTGTCCTCTCATAGAGGAGTCCGACAAGCTAGAGGCCTCCGCCGCGGAGGAGGTGTACGATCAGCTCGCATATGGTCCTTTAGCCGGACTGCGCCTGGGGCTTTTGCACGGGAGGATGCCCCCAGCCGAAAGAGAGGCCCAGATGGCAGCGTTTCGGGCTGGCGAAGTTGATGTACTCGTCGCCACCACCATTGTCGAAGTGGGCGTTGACGTTCCGAATGCGACCGTAATGGCCATCATGAGCGCGGAGCGTTTCGGGCTAGCTCAGCTACACCAGCTTAGAGGAAGGGTTGGAAGAGGCTCGGTGGAAGGCAAATGCTATCTAATCGCCTCTAATGCTGATGCGGCTCGCTCCGAGCGTTTGAGAGCTCTGGTCCACTCGTCCAGCGGAATGGAACTGGCCGAGGAGGATCTTCGTATCCGGGGAGAGGGGACCGTTTTCGGTGCTAGGCAGACTGGTCGTACCGACCTCAAGCTCACTCGTCTCGTAAAAGATGCCCCGCTCATTGCCAGATGCAAAGAGTGGGCGGTTCGCCTGCTCGAAGAAGACCCTCTTCTAGAAGCGCATCCAGCTCTAAAAAGGGAGATCGAAAGCATCTACGGAGAAGATCTTCAGGTAGCGTCTGGCTCGTGA
- a CDS encoding pyruvate, phosphate dikinase, translating into MGTGHKWVYKFSEGSKEMKDLLGGKGANLAEMTNLGLPVPPGFTITTEACIAYLKEGCFPEGLYDQVLEALSWLEACQGKRLGDPEDPLLVSVRSGAKFSMPGMMDTILNLGLNDASLQGLAAQTSDPRFALDSYRRFIQMFGKIVRDIPGDSFEEILTAVKEARGVDSDAALSEDALEEIIDAYKRLYENETSESFPQDPLAQLEAAIKAVFESWNNERAKVYRRKERIPDDLGTAVNVQVMVFGNKGETSGTGVAFTRDPATGERGLYGDFLPNAQGEDVVAGIRNTIPLSELASIQPEVYRQLEEIIDLLEKHYRDMCDIEFTIEQGRLYMLQTRVGKRTAKAALKIAADMVSEGLIEKWEAVLRIEPETLDQLLHPQFDRSASYEVVAKGVPASPGAAVGEVVFSSEEAVRKAAAGKKIILVRRMTDPDDLAGMIAAAGVLTSQGGKTSHAAVVSRGMGKPCVVGCDQIKVEEEQRRFFVGEHVVVEGEVVSIDGATGEVVLGAVPLVEPELSGELEVVLGWADEFRRMGVRANADTPGDAELARRFGAEGIGLCRTEHMFLGDRLPIVQRFILAESEEEEAAALADLLEVQREDFVKIFAAMDGLPVTVRLLDPPLHEFLPKRKELEGALALLEKEGKANSPEYAQKKAFLHALDHWEEANPMLGIRGCRLGLLKPGLYGMQVRAIVEAACARIAAGGKPVVEIMIPLVADASELSVLRKEVDKAAAQAISAAGRDSLKYTIGTMIEVPRAALTSAEIASVADFFSFGTNDLTQMTWAFSRDDVEAKLLPRYIDGGILKESPFEALDVSGVGRLVELAVKEGKQASPNLKTGVCGEHGGDPRSIAFFQRVGVDYVSASPYRVPVARLAAAQASLGYQGDASK; encoded by the coding sequence ATGGGCACCGGCCACAAATGGGTTTACAAGTTTTCCGAGGGATCCAAAGAAATGAAGGATTTGTTGGGGGGCAAGGGCGCGAATCTCGCGGAGATGACCAACCTCGGACTGCCTGTGCCTCCTGGATTCACTATAACGACCGAGGCATGCATCGCTTACTTGAAGGAAGGATGCTTCCCAGAAGGGTTGTACGATCAGGTGCTCGAGGCTCTGTCGTGGCTGGAGGCCTGTCAAGGAAAAAGGCTGGGAGACCCCGAAGATCCTTTGCTCGTCTCGGTGCGATCTGGCGCAAAGTTCTCTATGCCGGGAATGATGGACACGATCCTAAACCTGGGTCTCAACGATGCCTCCCTACAGGGCTTGGCTGCTCAGACATCTGACCCTCGTTTCGCTCTAGACTCCTACCGACGTTTTATCCAGATGTTCGGCAAAATCGTCCGCGACATTCCCGGAGATAGCTTCGAGGAAATACTTACTGCAGTAAAAGAAGCAAGAGGTGTCGATTCCGATGCAGCCCTGAGCGAAGATGCGCTAGAGGAGATCATAGACGCCTACAAGAGACTGTACGAGAACGAGACATCCGAAAGTTTCCCACAAGATCCCCTTGCACAGCTTGAAGCCGCTATCAAAGCGGTTTTTGAATCTTGGAACAACGAGCGAGCAAAGGTCTACAGGCGCAAAGAGCGTATCCCCGACGACCTCGGCACAGCAGTGAACGTACAGGTGATGGTATTTGGGAACAAAGGAGAGACTTCTGGCACCGGGGTCGCCTTCACTCGTGATCCAGCGACTGGGGAGCGAGGTCTCTACGGTGACTTCTTGCCTAATGCGCAGGGGGAGGATGTCGTTGCTGGGATCCGCAACACCATACCCCTTTCTGAGCTAGCTAGTATTCAGCCGGAAGTTTATCGCCAACTCGAAGAGATTATTGACCTCCTCGAAAAGCACTATCGAGACATGTGCGACATCGAGTTCACAATCGAGCAGGGCCGCTTGTACATGCTTCAGACCCGGGTAGGGAAGCGGACCGCCAAAGCAGCCCTCAAGATTGCTGCCGACATGGTTTCTGAGGGGTTAATTGAGAAGTGGGAAGCGGTTTTGCGGATAGAACCCGAGACTTTGGATCAGCTCCTCCATCCGCAGTTTGACCGGTCGGCCTCCTATGAGGTGGTGGCAAAAGGAGTCCCGGCGTCTCCGGGTGCAGCAGTCGGTGAAGTTGTATTTAGCAGCGAGGAGGCGGTGCGCAAGGCCGCAGCGGGGAAAAAGATAATTTTAGTGAGGCGCATGACAGACCCCGACGACCTGGCCGGGATGATCGCTGCCGCAGGGGTGCTGACGTCTCAGGGGGGGAAGACTTCTCATGCAGCGGTGGTATCCCGAGGAATGGGAAAGCCGTGTGTGGTTGGGTGCGACCAGATAAAAGTGGAGGAAGAGCAGAGGCGTTTCTTTGTTGGGGAGCACGTAGTCGTAGAAGGTGAGGTCGTCTCTATCGACGGTGCAACAGGAGAAGTTGTACTAGGAGCGGTTCCGCTAGTGGAGCCCGAGCTTTCCGGTGAACTAGAGGTTGTCCTTGGATGGGCCGACGAGTTCCGCCGAATGGGAGTGCGGGCGAACGCCGACACCCCCGGAGATGCCGAACTAGCACGACGCTTCGGGGCTGAAGGGATAGGGCTGTGCCGCACCGAGCACATGTTTTTAGGCGACCGACTTCCCATAGTCCAACGCTTCATTCTCGCCGAAAGCGAAGAGGAGGAGGCCGCTGCACTGGCGGATCTCTTGGAGGTACAGCGGGAAGACTTTGTAAAAATCTTTGCCGCAATGGATGGGCTTCCGGTCACGGTGCGGCTTCTCGATCCTCCTCTTCACGAGTTCTTGCCCAAAAGGAAAGAGCTAGAGGGGGCCTTAGCCCTTCTGGAAAAGGAAGGCAAGGCCAACTCGCCTGAGTACGCTCAAAAGAAGGCTTTTTTACACGCCCTCGATCACTGGGAAGAGGCCAACCCAATGCTTGGGATCCGAGGTTGCAGGCTAGGTCTCCTAAAGCCTGGGCTGTACGGTATGCAAGTGCGGGCAATTGTAGAGGCGGCCTGTGCTCGCATTGCTGCAGGGGGAAAGCCTGTCGTAGAGATCATGATCCCACTAGTGGCCGATGCTTCTGAACTATCGGTACTTCGGAAGGAGGTCGACAAGGCCGCAGCACAAGCTATCTCCGCTGCCGGAAGGGACTCGCTGAAATACACGATCGGAACGATGATAGAGGTCCCCAGGGCCGCACTCACGTCTGCTGAGATTGCATCGGTCGCGGATTTCTTCAGCTTCGGCACCAACGACTTGACCCAGATGACCTGGGCGTTTTCTAGAGATGATGTAGAAGCGAAACTGCTGCCCCGCTACATAGACGGCGGAATTTTGAAGGAAAGTCCCTTTGAGGCGCTGGATGTGAGTGGGGTGGGACGACTCGTGGAACTCGCTGTAAAAGAAGGCAAGCAAGCTTCGCCCAACCTCAAGACTGGTGTGTGTGGAGAGCACGGTGGCGATCCGAGGTCGATTGCGTTTTTCCAGCGTGTTGGAGTCGACTATGTGAGCGCGTCTCCATATAGAGTTCCTGTGGCTAGACTCGCTGCTGCACAGGCAAGCCTTGGTTACCAGGGGGATGCCAGTAAATAA
- a CDS encoding phosphoribosyltransferase, whose protein sequence is MSLHTPRYSALPFAGRKEAGRLLGEYLKGYLRQFGPSPSDLVVLGLPRGGVVVASEVAKVIGADLDVLPSRKLGAPSNPELAIGAVSVAGDPYLSPSAFRFASEEWIRRETEAQRARVAQQIRLFRKSDEYLYLTDKVCVVVDDGTATGATALAACNALVQLGAAEVWVAVPVAPPEALGLLDEVADEVFCLAVRADFQAVGMWYVDFGQTGDDEVRAILEEFRRGDEAQ, encoded by the coding sequence ATGTCATTGCACACACCCAGATACTCCGCTCTTCCATTTGCCGGGCGCAAAGAGGCCGGTCGCCTTTTGGGCGAGTATCTGAAGGGATACCTTCGACAGTTTGGACCTTCCCCCTCAGACTTAGTCGTGTTGGGGCTTCCTAGGGGCGGTGTAGTTGTTGCTTCGGAAGTCGCAAAAGTCATTGGGGCTGATCTTGACGTATTACCCAGCCGCAAACTAGGAGCTCCTTCCAACCCCGAGCTAGCAATAGGCGCCGTGTCAGTTGCAGGTGATCCATATCTGTCGCCGTCGGCATTCCGCTTTGCCTCCGAAGAGTGGATAAGGCGAGAGACCGAGGCCCAAAGAGCCCGTGTAGCCCAGCAGATACGCCTGTTCCGAAAAAGCGACGAGTATTTGTACCTCACCGACAAAGTATGCGTGGTTGTAGACGACGGAACGGCCACAGGGGCCACGGCGTTGGCCGCTTGTAATGCCTTGGTTCAGCTGGGAGCTGCTGAGGTGTGGGTGGCCGTGCCGGTGGCTCCTCCGGAGGCTCTAGGACTTCTCGACGAGGTGGCAGATGAGGTCTTTTGCCTAGCAGTCAGAGCCGACTTCCAAGCCGTGGGAATGTGGTATGTCGACTTTGGTCAGACAGGTGACGACGAGGTACGAGCTATCCTCGAAGAGTTCAGACGAGGGGACGAGGCGCAGTGA
- the thiL gene encoding thiamine-phosphate kinase, with product MRVARGTIARFVRDVEMSLSSEKLSDIGEALLVEQIIRSLPRCGDPGECPGDDAAVVYTESGSTLLFCIDTLVEGVHFRLDISSFFDVGWKAVAVNFSDIAAMGGYPSKAVLSVSAPGNTDVAAVGELVKGASECASRYQAAVVGGDTGEAPLLVVTVAALGSMPPKTRPVLRTGARPGDRVVVTGCLGAAQLGLEAALAGKNKEDAFVMAHRRPTPRIKEGTTAASRRAASMIDVSDGLVLDASRLAAASGVSIALDLSTLPLALNPSQKTSHEPRESSELYRLALRAALLGGDDYELLFTIPEQDLDRLFEAWSEELAPLSVIGTVDTGSGVRLQPVDLVPEDLETGGWQHFYGTFTARSPHSTGID from the coding sequence GTGCGCGTTGCCCGTGGGACAATTGCCCGATTCGTTAGGGACGTCGAGATGAGTCTTTCCTCAGAAAAACTCTCCGATATAGGCGAAGCCTTACTCGTTGAGCAAATCATACGCTCCCTACCTCGTTGCGGGGATCCAGGAGAGTGTCCTGGAGACGATGCGGCGGTGGTCTATACAGAATCGGGATCCACCCTTCTTTTTTGTATCGATACTTTGGTCGAAGGCGTTCATTTCCGCCTCGACATCTCCAGCTTTTTCGACGTGGGATGGAAGGCGGTGGCCGTCAACTTTAGTGACATTGCCGCCATGGGAGGCTATCCCTCCAAGGCAGTGCTTTCGGTATCGGCTCCAGGCAATACAGACGTAGCCGCCGTGGGCGAGTTGGTAAAGGGTGCGAGCGAGTGCGCGAGTCGATACCAAGCAGCGGTCGTTGGCGGTGACACAGGAGAGGCTCCACTGCTTGTCGTAACTGTAGCGGCGCTTGGATCGATGCCGCCTAAAACAAGGCCGGTGCTGCGAACCGGCGCGCGGCCGGGGGATCGGGTGGTAGTGACCGGTTGTCTCGGTGCAGCCCAGCTAGGCCTGGAAGCGGCTTTAGCGGGAAAGAACAAAGAAGACGCCTTCGTTATGGCCCATCGTCGCCCGACTCCTCGTATCAAAGAGGGGACTACGGCTGCCTCAAGAAGAGCCGCGTCGATGATCGACGTCTCCGACGGCCTTGTACTCGATGCATCCCGCCTCGCTGCGGCGTCCGGTGTCTCCATTGCGCTCGATCTGTCGACGCTTCCGCTAGCCTTGAACCCATCGCAAAAGACTTCTCATGAGCCGCGCGAGTCATCTGAGCTGTATCGATTGGCTCTCCGAGCTGCTCTGTTGGGGGGAGATGACTACGAGCTGTTGTTCACAATCCCAGAGCAGGATCTGGATCGCTTGTTCGAGGCATGGAGCGAGGAGCTCGCTCCTCTCTCCGTAATAGGAACCGTCGATACTGGATCTGGAGTGCGATTGCAGCCTGTCGATCTTGTCCCAGAAGATTTAGAAACGGGAGGTTGGCAGCACTTTTATGGTACTTTTACGGCCCGAAGTCCCCATTCAACGGGCATAGACTAG
- a CDS encoding DNA-binding response regulator: protein MANSHSEAGPFSADIAHRCHDENTPASSLSPSQSRHFHSEAPTWRAPSLTSDRRRKEGIAVRVVIADDHGIVRDGVRMRLELFPDIEVVGEARNGKEAIEVVRQTEPDVVLMDVRMPGVDGIEATKEIRTSYPDTAVVVLSTYDDRDLVKTALDAGAAGYLLKTASADEIVDAIRNAASGKVSLHPEAAKALLDALSERPPAERFGLSPREVEVLRNLCQGKSNKQIAASLHISPLTVKTHLQSIFAKLGAKDRSQAVAIALRSRIVE from the coding sequence ATGGCTAACTCGCATTCCGAAGCCGGGCCCTTTTCCGCAGATATCGCACACCGCTGCCATGATGAAAATACTCCTGCCAGTTCGCTAAGCCCTTCTCAGTCTCGACACTTCCACTCGGAAGCACCGACCTGGCGAGCGCCTAGTCTAACATCGGATCGGCGACGAAAAGAGGGTATTGCAGTGAGAGTAGTGATCGCTGACGACCACGGGATCGTACGAGATGGAGTCAGGATGCGTCTCGAGTTGTTTCCTGATATCGAGGTAGTTGGCGAGGCGCGCAATGGAAAAGAGGCCATCGAAGTAGTGAGGCAAACTGAGCCCGATGTGGTCCTTATGGATGTGAGGATGCCCGGCGTAGACGGAATCGAGGCAACCAAAGAGATTAGAACTAGCTATCCAGACACTGCAGTAGTGGTGCTGTCTACCTACGACGACAGAGATCTCGTGAAGACTGCCCTTGACGCTGGTGCGGCGGGTTATCTCCTAAAGACCGCTTCTGCCGACGAGATTGTAGATGCAATTAGGAATGCGGCCTCAGGAAAGGTTTCTTTACACCCAGAAGCAGCTAAGGCTCTCCTAGATGCCCTCTCGGAGCGCCCTCCCGCCGAACGATTTGGACTATCTCCAAGGGAGGTGGAAGTGTTGCGCAACCTGTGTCAGGGAAAATCGAACAAGCAAATTGCTGCCTCCCTTCACATCTCACCGCTGACCGTAAAGACGCACCTGCAATCCATTTTTGCCAAACTCGGAGCTAAGGACAGGTCCCAGGCTGTAGCGATCGCACTGAGGTCCCGAATTGTCGAGTAA
- a CDS encoding 16S rRNA (guanine(966)-N(2))-methyltransferase RsmD, translating to MRVIAGKAKGTPLAAPKLASVRPMTDRAKEALFSHLGDRLHQAKVLDLFTGSGSLAIEALSRGASSAVMVDASKSAIRVARDNAIRCGFDNKASFFCDDVWRFVCRLESSYNFDVVFVDPPYAIEDKRIAKLLEDLGSRLRHGATVCLHRERARLGPPRQYVGARSRGAGRRDGSEPRLLPWPARYRVLFERAYGGSVLGVGEITYEGS from the coding sequence ATGCGCGTAATTGCAGGCAAGGCCAAGGGTACACCACTGGCAGCGCCCAAGTTAGCTTCTGTGAGGCCCATGACCGACCGGGCAAAAGAGGCGCTGTTTTCGCATTTGGGTGACCGCTTGCACCAAGCAAAGGTACTCGATTTATTTACAGGAAGCGGGTCGCTCGCAATCGAGGCTCTCTCTAGGGGAGCTTCAAGCGCTGTCATGGTAGACGCTTCAAAGTCGGCTATCAGAGTAGCTAGAGACAACGCGATACGCTGTGGGTTCGACAACAAAGCAAGTTTTTTCTGTGACGATGTCTGGCGCTTCGTTTGCCGATTAGAGTCCTCTTACAATTTCGATGTTGTATTCGTCGACCCTCCTTATGCGATAGAAGACAAGAGGATAGCCAAGCTTCTCGAGGATCTTGGTTCTCGGCTTCGGCACGGGGCTACCGTATGCTTGCATAGGGAGCGAGCGCGGCTCGGGCCTCCGAGACAATATGTCGGAGCGAGGTCGAGAGGCGCCGGCCGACGCGACGGATCGGAGCCGAGGTTGCTTCCCTGGCCGGCGCGTTATCGAGTACTCTTCGAGCGCGCTTACGGCGGTTCTGTACTTGGTGTTGGAGAGATAACTTACGAAGGATCTTGA
- a CDS encoding cold-shock protein, which produces MQGTIKAYDPATRQGEVLADNGEEIPLAPDALEGSIFRTLRQGQRVVFDLTEVNGVKTATRLRLGQDGR; this is translated from the coding sequence ATGCAAGGAACGATAAAAGCCTACGATCCAGCGACCCGACAGGGTGAGGTTCTCGCGGACAACGGGGAAGAGATTCCTCTCGCTCCCGACGCCCTCGAAGGCTCCATCTTTAGGACACTTCGGCAGGGTCAGAGGGTCGTCTTCGATCTCACCGAAGTCAACGGGGTAAAAACAGCGACGAGACTGAGGCTGGGTCAAGACGGTCGCTGA
- a CDS encoding DUF2905 domain-containing protein, whose product MDSKALGTFLVTIGIVAVVLGASIYFGWLSFIGRLPGDIRIETENTKIYIPLASMLLLSVFLTLVLNLLRRLF is encoded by the coding sequence TTGGACTCGAAAGCGCTTGGCACTTTCCTCGTAACTATAGGGATCGTGGCAGTAGTGCTCGGTGCTTCCATTTACTTTGGGTGGCTGTCTTTCATTGGCAGGCTGCCCGGAGACATTCGCATAGAAACCGAGAACACGAAGATTTACATCCCGCTCGCTTCTATGCTGCTTCTCTCTGTCTTTCTAACCCTCGTCCTTAATTTGTTGCGACGGCTTTTCTAA